From one Triticum urartu cultivar G1812 chromosome 3, Tu2.1, whole genome shotgun sequence genomic stretch:
- the LOC125549117 gene encoding histone-lysine N-methyltransferase family member SUVH9-like — protein MAPAPPLAPKPDPDAPAPAFPLTPELCAALRREAAGHDPGGAAAGTARLTPEILATLRRELEPSPDDHSHFANRLRLSQQRLDAISARLPSATPPRAQSPLPPPPPPPREPYPLPPSPPPPRARASSPAAGASGSVRKRPRGGPGAEMVRARVAASQADMLQARNMVRRARLIFEALRGRCHRNTEHHHAGRNRADMRALSAMIDGELCLYRDVRIVGPVPGVLVGDAFNYRAELLVVGLHCHTQAGIGYVPASQVSEGHPVATSIVSSGGYLDDHDNGDVLMYTGSGGRPRNGGDHLSDQEFQRGNLALSYSYNYDVEVRVIRCHDCDASPSGKLYVYDGLYKVQSTTYGPGKSGREVCRFKLVRLPGQDALGSNTWRAARDLTDALVAKIRPPGYLTMDMSKGKEAVPVPVRNTVDQDVSPLEFEYLACSEFPAPPKPVRRGHKCCIYSKTACSEMSSKCAPSGCACVKRSGGGGPAYSADGTLVRGRPVVYECGARCGCPPRSCPNRVTQRGMKHRLEVFRSKETEWGVRTLDLIQPGAFLCEFTGDVLPADHPRIANANTNASTGASMEEWGGIVDPRKFPPRWREWGDAPAAVLPDDGEEPPRFAQCPAPGYVIDVSKRRNFAAYISHSRAPNAFVQLVVRGDEDESCPHLMVFAMETIPPMRELSIDYGVDQ, from the coding sequence ATGGCGCCCGCTCCCCCCCTCGCCCCCAAGCCCGACCCCGACGCCCCGGCTCCGGCGTTCCCGCTCACGCCCGAGCTCTGCGCCGCGCTCCGCCGGGAGGCCGCCGGCCACGACCCGGGCGGCGCGGCCGCGGGGACTGCGCGTCTCACCCCCGAGATCCTCGCCACGCTGCGCCGCGAGCTCGAGCCCTCCCCCGACGACCACTCCCACTTCGCCAACCGCCTCCGCCTCTCCCAGCAGCGCCTCGACGCCATCTCCGCCCGCCTCCCCTCCGCCACGCCGCCTCGCGCACAGTCTCCCCTGCCCCCGCCGCCCCCTCCGCCGCGGGAGCCGTATCCCCTGCCCCCGTCCCCTCCTCCGCCCAGAGCGCGCGCCTCGTCCCCGGCCGCCGGCGCCTCGGGCTCGGTTAGGAAGCGCCCGCGCGGGGGCCCGGGCGCGGAGATGGTGCGCGCCAGAGTCGCCGCGTCGCAGGCGGACATGCTGCAGGCGCGCAACATGGTGCGCCGCGCGCGGCTCATCTTCGAGGCGCTCCGGGGCCGCTGCCACCGCAACACCGAGCACCACCACGCGGGCCGCAACCGGGCCGACATGCGGGCCCTCAGCGCCATGATCGACGGGGAGCTCTGCCTCTACCGCGACGTGCGCATCGTGGGCCCCGTCCCCGGCGTCCTCGTCGGCGACGCCTTCAACTACCGCGCCGAGCTCCTCGTCGTCGGCCTGCACTGCCACACCCAGGCCGGCATCGGATACGTGCCCGCCAGCCAGGTCAGCGAGGGCCACCCCGTCGCCACCAGCATCGTGTCCTCGGGCGGGTACCTCGATGACCACGACAACGGGGACGTCTTGATGTACACCGGGAGCGGCGGCCGTCCGCGCAACGGCGGTGACCACCTCTCCGACCAGGAGTTCCAGCGGGGCAATCTCGCCCTGTCCTACAGCTACAACTACGACGTCGAGGTGCGCGTCATCCGCTGCCACGACTGCGACGCCAGCCCCAGCGGCAAGCTCTACGTCTACGACGGCCTCTACAAGGTCCAATCCACCACCTACGGCCCTGGCAAGTCCGGCCGCGAGGTCTGCCGGTTCAAGCTCGTCCGCCTGCCAGGCCAGGACGCGCTCGGCAGCAACACCTGGCGCGCCGCCAGAGACCTCACCGACGCGCTCGTCGCCAAGATCCGGCCGCCCGGCTACCTCACGATGGACATGTCCAAGGGCAAGGAGGCTGTGCCCGTCCCCGTCCGCAACACGGTGGACCAGGACGTCTCTCCCCTCGAGTTCGAGTACCTCGCATGCTCCGAGTTCCCGGCGCCGCCCAAACCGGTGAGGCGCGGCCACAAGTGCTGCATCTACTCCAAGACGGCGTGCAGCGAGATGTCGTCCAAGTGCGCGCCCTCCGGCTGCGCCTGCGTGAAGAGGAGCGGCGGGGGCGGCCCGGCGTACAGTGCCGACGGCACGCTCGTGAGGGGACGGCCGGTGGTGTACGAGTGCGGCGCGAGGTGCGGGTGCCCACCCAGGAGCTGCCCCAACCGCGTGACGCAGCGGGGGATGAAGCACCGGCTGGAGGTGTTCCGGTCCAAGGAGACGGAGTGGGGCGTGAGGACGCTGGACCTGATCCAGCCGGGCGCCTTCCTCTGCGAGTTCACCGGAGACGTGCTCCCCGCGGATCACCCCCGCATTGCCAACGCGAACACCAATGCCAGTACCGGCGCGTCAATGGAGGAGTGGGGAGGCATCGTCGACCCGAGAAAGTTCCCGCCGAGGTGGAGGGAGTGGGGGGACGCCCCCGCGGCCGTGCTTCCGGACGACGGCGAGGAACCACCCCGGTTCGCGCAGTGCCCGGCGCCGGGGTACGTGATCGACGTGTCCAAGAGGAGGAACTTCGCGGCCTACATCAGCCATAGCCGCGCACCGAACGCGTTCGTCCAGCTGGTGGTCCGCGGCGACGAGGACGAGTCGTGCCCCCACCTGATGGTCTTCGCCATGGAGACCATCCCACCCATGCGCGAGCTCAGCATCGACTACGGCGTCGATCAGTGA